The Stygiolobus azoricus genome window below encodes:
- a CDS encoding nicotinamide mononucleotide deamidase-related protein, producing the protein MNEWYAEIITVGNEILSGRTVNTNASHIARRLVSIGFTIRRITVVMDELDEIKQAFIESLSRKPKLIVSTGGLGPTYDDKTSEGLSLAINRPLELNQKALQMLIEKYSRLGIQLTEERRKMALMPQGSIPVENETGIAPGIYINYQGIEILVTPGVPREMENVLENFLSRYLSNRPNKKYYEENFIIKGVMESALAPYVKQLVKKYDLYIKTHPKGKELDNPLLEVQIAGSSENEEEIKKKVKNCKKELMEIGKQLGGSIQEG; encoded by the coding sequence GTGAATGAGTGGTACGCTGAAATTATAACCGTAGGAAATGAAATACTGAGCGGTAGAACTGTTAACACAAATGCCTCCCATATAGCTAGAAGATTGGTTTCAATAGGTTTTACTATAAGGAGAATTACGGTAGTTATGGACGAACTCGATGAAATAAAACAAGCCTTTATAGAGTCGCTAAGTAGAAAACCTAAATTAATAGTTTCTACTGGGGGTCTAGGTCCTACTTATGACGATAAGACAAGCGAGGGCTTATCTCTCGCAATTAATAGACCGCTTGAGCTAAACCAAAAGGCTCTTCAAATGTTAATTGAAAAGTACTCTAGATTAGGAATACAACTTACAGAAGAAAGGAGGAAAATGGCTTTGATGCCACAAGGTAGTATACCAGTAGAGAATGAAACTGGGATAGCTCCAGGGATTTACATAAATTATCAAGGAATAGAAATACTAGTCACTCCAGGGGTCCCGAGAGAGATGGAAAACGTATTGGAAAACTTTCTTTCCCGTTACTTGAGTAACAGACCTAATAAGAAATATTATGAGGAAAACTTCATCATTAAAGGCGTGATGGAGTCAGCGTTAGCCCCATACGTGAAACAATTAGTTAAGAAATACGATCTGTATATAAAGACACATCCTAAAGGAAAAGAACTCGATAATCCTCTACTGGAAGTCCAGATTGCTGGTAGTTCTGAGAACGAAGAAGAAATAAAGAAAAAAGTTAAAAATTGTAAGAAGGAGCTTATGGAAATAGGCAAACAATTAGGCGGAAGTATTCAAGAAGGCTAA
- a CDS encoding zinc-binding alcohol dehydrogenase family protein encodes MKAIVFDLGITVKDVVERPINKDYVMVSPSLALLTGIENAIYTGFLWVEPKRILGSTGIVKIKNVGIEVDKNIEGKKAIVLPYSKKYGGIGTEIDGILAENAVVPSDSLVILPNDYDVKYILYPFVSIGLQLRKIVRGFNVLIIGGGLVSYISALTLVGYANRIYLYNDEGYKVRLYGVEEVKDGGNWDIVFAGSMRSWIRILLQLGSKEGDILALPRFLNSWPSIIPTRLNVKFIEPIKMDGVFDYIEGEISDKLFNELVVTSESIEASIPTPKPGVILNAEKIFMS; translated from the coding sequence ATGAAGGCAATAGTATTCGATTTAGGTATTACGGTAAAAGACGTTGTAGAAAGACCTATAAATAAGGATTATGTAATGGTATCACCTTCACTAGCACTGCTAACAGGCATAGAGAATGCTATATACACGGGCTTTCTCTGGGTGGAGCCAAAGAGAATTCTTGGTAGTACTGGTATAGTTAAAATAAAAAATGTAGGAATTGAGGTCGATAAGAACATTGAGGGTAAAAAAGCCATAGTCCTCCCTTACTCTAAGAAGTATGGGGGTATCGGAACAGAAATAGATGGAATCTTAGCTGAAAACGCTGTAGTACCCAGCGATAGTTTAGTAATCTTACCAAACGATTATGACGTTAAGTATATTCTCTACCCATTTGTAAGTATTGGTTTACAACTGAGAAAGATAGTGAGAGGGTTTAACGTGTTAATTATAGGTGGAGGTCTCGTTTCATACATATCTGCATTAACGTTAGTAGGTTATGCGAATAGAATATATCTATATAACGATGAGGGATATAAAGTAAGGCTATATGGGGTAGAGGAGGTTAAAGATGGTGGTAACTGGGATATAGTATTCGCTGGTAGTATGAGGAGCTGGATAAGAATACTTTTACAACTCGGTTCTAAGGAAGGCGATATCTTAGCCCTTCCGAGATTCCTTAACAGTTGGCCATCGATAATACCTACAAGGCTAAATGTGAAATTTATTGAACCAATAAAAATGGACGGGGTCTTCGACTATATCGAAGGTGAGATAAGTGATAAATTGTTCAATGAGTTAGTAGTTACATCTGAGTCTATTGAAGCCTCGATACCTACACCAAAACCTGGAGTTATACTTAATGCAGAAAAAATTTTCATGTCATAA
- a CDS encoding PLP-dependent aminotransferase family protein: MFERYLSKDTEMLRSSEIRDLLKLTEGKKVISLAGGLPDPSTFPAEEIEKITSDILKNYPERALQYSTTSGIVDFRKELVNLSARRGITGINENNIFVTVGSQEALFMIFNLLVDPGDTVIVEMPTYLAALNILRARKPNFIGVKVTEKGPDIDELERKVKENISNGKKPKLMYVIPTAQNPAGTTMSLEDRKRLLEIAEKYDFLVVEDDAYGFLVFEGESPPPLKALDKSGRVIYTGTFSKILAPGLRLGWIVASEEFTHELELYKQNVDLHTPTFTQMIAMEAIRRGVIDRQIPKIKETYRKKRDVMLSAIEKYFPKTAKWSRPVGGMFVFTWLPEKIDTVKMLNEAMKRGVAYVPGSSFYYDYSGRNTMRLNFSYPSPEELEQGIKILGQTISSYL; the protein is encoded by the coding sequence ATGTTTGAACGTTACTTGTCTAAAGACACTGAGATGCTAAGGAGTTCAGAAATAAGAGACCTGCTTAAATTAACTGAAGGGAAAAAAGTCATTAGCCTAGCCGGTGGTTTACCAGACCCTTCTACCTTTCCCGCTGAAGAGATAGAAAAGATTACATCGGATATACTTAAGAATTATCCTGAGAGAGCACTACAGTATTCTACTACTTCTGGAATAGTTGATTTCAGAAAGGAATTAGTAAACCTATCTGCAAGAAGGGGGATTACTGGGATAAATGAGAACAATATATTTGTTACCGTGGGAAGCCAAGAAGCTCTATTTATGATCTTTAATTTGCTTGTTGATCCAGGAGATACGGTAATTGTAGAAATGCCAACCTATTTAGCTGCATTAAATATTCTAAGGGCAAGGAAGCCCAATTTCATAGGAGTTAAGGTTACGGAGAAAGGTCCTGACATCGATGAACTGGAGAGGAAGGTTAAGGAAAATATATCTAACGGTAAGAAACCGAAATTAATGTACGTAATTCCGACAGCCCAAAATCCCGCCGGGACTACGATGAGTTTAGAGGACAGAAAAAGGTTGTTAGAAATAGCTGAGAAATACGACTTCCTAGTGGTGGAAGATGATGCCTACGGATTCTTAGTCTTTGAAGGGGAAAGCCCTCCACCACTTAAAGCTTTAGACAAATCGGGTAGAGTTATTTACACTGGCACTTTCAGCAAAATCTTAGCACCGGGATTAAGGCTGGGATGGATAGTGGCGTCTGAAGAATTTACTCATGAGTTAGAGTTATATAAGCAGAATGTGGATCTTCACACTCCTACGTTCACCCAAATGATAGCAATGGAAGCTATTAGGAGAGGAGTTATAGACAGGCAAATACCCAAGATAAAGGAGACTTATCGTAAGAAAAGAGATGTAATGTTAAGTGCTATAGAAAAGTATTTCCCTAAGACAGCTAAATGGAGTAGACCGGTAGGAGGGATGTTCGTCTTTACATGGCTTCCTGAGAAAATAGACACGGTTAAAATGCTTAATGAGGCTATGAAAAGAGGAGTCGCTTACGTACCTGGTTCTAGCTTTTATTATGACTATAGTGGAAGAAATACCATGAGACTAAACTTCAGCTACCCAAGCCCAGAAGAATTAGAACAAGGGATAAAGATCTTAGGACAAACTATTTCTTCTTATTTATGA
- a CDS encoding alpha/beta fold hydrolase, with protein sequence MITLLSSGVRIYYEIKSQPGLTNTVVLIHHLAGSVKSWKNVYPILASKFNVLIYDLRGHGRSSITPSPYLIEEHSSDLRELLEVENIKDPIIIGHSLGTLIAIDYALKYSIKKLVLIGALYKAPFRESYDRMVSIALSLGMEALAEYRRKINDFSPTLYMNPRAWNDLLEVYRENTPLGYKYAVEGLLNARDYSNDLEKIDEDTLVVYGSEDKLVQNLQVFQQKIRKLKSKVFQGYGHFLNFEYPEELTNQILAFLNTSA encoded by the coding sequence ATGATAACACTACTAAGCAGTGGAGTAAGAATATACTACGAAATTAAGTCCCAACCTGGTTTAACAAATACTGTAGTCCTGATACATCATCTGGCAGGAAGTGTTAAAAGTTGGAAAAATGTTTATCCTATCTTAGCGTCGAAATTCAACGTTTTAATTTACGATTTACGAGGACACGGTAGATCATCGATAACTCCTTCTCCCTACTTAATTGAGGAACATTCATCTGATTTGAGAGAACTTCTTGAAGTAGAAAATATCAAAGACCCAATTATTATTGGTCATTCTTTAGGTACTCTAATTGCCATAGATTACGCATTAAAGTATAGTATAAAAAAGCTGGTCTTGATAGGGGCATTATATAAAGCCCCCTTTAGAGAATCTTATGATAGGATGGTTTCTATAGCACTCTCTCTAGGTATGGAAGCTCTAGCAGAATATAGAAGAAAGATAAATGACTTCTCACCTACGTTATATATGAACCCTAGAGCGTGGAATGACCTCCTTGAAGTATACCGCGAAAATACGCCTCTGGGCTATAAGTACGCTGTGGAGGGTTTGCTTAACGCTAGAGATTACTCAAATGACTTGGAAAAAATAGATGAAGACACTTTAGTTGTGTACGGGAGTGAGGACAAGCTAGTACAAAACTTACAAGTATTCCAACAAAAAATTCGAAAATTGAAAAGTAAGGTATTTCAGGGATATGGTCACTTCCTTAACTTCGAATACCCAGAAGAACTTACTAATCAAATCTTAGCCTTCTTGAATACTTCCGCCTAA
- a CDS encoding helix-turn-helix domain-containing protein, protein MRIIHNLSKEARTKIIELLLQKRSKKELAEELGLSPAAITKFLNNTTHPSDETIEKAFKIATDREKREIIDIILDDLLESLEEFVEETNIMGRKILKIKKIINSAMFS, encoded by the coding sequence ATGCGCATAATCCATAATCTCAGCAAAGAGGCTAGGACTAAGATTATTGAACTTCTACTACAGAAAAGAAGTAAAAAGGAGCTAGCTGAAGAACTGGGTTTATCTCCAGCAGCAATAACGAAGTTTTTGAACAATACGACTCACCCTAGTGATGAAACCATTGAGAAGGCTTTTAAGATAGCTACTGATCGAGAGAAGAGAGAGATCATAGATATTATTCTTGACGACTTATTAGAGAGTTTAGAGGAGTTTGTAGAGGAGACTAACATAATGGGTAGAAAAATACTTAAGATCAAAAAGATAATAAACTCAGCTATGTTCTCTTAG